One genomic region from Maridesulfovibrio frigidus DSM 17176 encodes:
- the trbJ gene encoding P-type conjugative transfer protein TrbJ, giving the protein MKLLIANILLLLLLTATPASAMVVTCTNCSDKFLQILERATNIEQLQSLYKTYAEEMMQTQQQIMMVQQNIQQYTNMIKNTIRLPFAIKNSVIRDFKRLANISKNLVTTVGDLEVLDGVYEAQFPSFNSAKQLTDLPNEELNPKYKEYWSQWSARVDEATKATFKLSGQQLKDLGESEEFDSQIEDLLSSPDGRMQALEAANQLASIQIQEIRNLRALLAVQAQNTALINEKAEKDEQILRHDQDKFFNTNFKDIRMEDAGPEPLGF; this is encoded by the coding sequence ATGAAATTACTAATAGCGAACATTCTTCTTTTGCTTTTGCTCACAGCAACTCCAGCCTCTGCAATGGTAGTCACCTGCACCAACTGTAGTGATAAATTTTTGCAGATTTTAGAGCGAGCCACAAACATCGAACAGCTCCAATCCCTTTATAAAACTTATGCTGAAGAGATGATGCAGACTCAGCAGCAAATCATGATGGTACAGCAAAATATCCAGCAATATACCAACATGATCAAGAACACTATTCGCCTGCCGTTTGCCATTAAAAACAGTGTAATAAGAGATTTTAAGAGACTAGCTAACATATCCAAAAATCTGGTTACCACTGTCGGCGACCTTGAAGTTTTAGATGGAGTCTACGAGGCGCAATTTCCAAGTTTCAATTCAGCAAAACAACTCACAGATCTTCCGAATGAGGAACTAAATCCCAAATATAAGGAGTACTGGTCACAGTGGTCTGCAAGAGTTGATGAAGCCACAAAAGCAACCTTTAAGCTATCAGGACAGCAACTGAAAGACCTCGGTGAATCCGAAGAGTTTGATTCACAAATTGAAGATCTTCTGAGTTCTCCTGATGGGCGTATGCAAGCCCTTGAAGCGGCAAACCAACTTGCCAGCATTCAGATACAGGAAATCAGAAATTTAAGAGCTCTTTTAGCTGTCCAAGCACAAAATACAGCTCTCATTAATGAAAAGGCTGAGAAGGACGAACAAATTCTGAGACACGATCAGGACAAGTTCTTTAATACAAACTTTAAGGACATCCGCATGGAAGATGCGGGTCCTGAACCTCTCGGATTTTAG